One Halichoerus grypus chromosome 1, mHalGry1.hap1.1, whole genome shotgun sequence genomic region harbors:
- the HES1 gene encoding transcription factor HES-1 has protein sequence MPADIMEKNSSSPVAATPASVNTTPDKPKTASEHRKSSKPIMEKRRRARINESLSQLKTLILDALKKDSSRHSKLEKADILEMTVKHLRNLQRAQMTAALSTDPSVLGKYRAGFSECMNEVTRFLSTCEGVNTEVRTRLLGHLANCMTQINAMTYPGQPHPALQAPPPPPPGPGGPQHAPFAPPPPLVPIPGGAAPPPGGAPCKLGSPAGEAAKVFGGFQVVPAPDGQFAFLIPNGAFAHSGPVIPVYTSNSGTSVGPNAVSPSSGPSLTADSMWRPWRN, from the exons atgcCAGCTGATATAATGGAGAAAAATTCCTCGTCCCCGGTGGCTGCTACCCCAGCCAGTGTCAACACGACACCGGATAAACCAAAGACAGCATCTGAGCACAGAAAG tcATCAAAACCTATCATGGAGAAAAGACGAAGAGCAAGAATAAATGAAAGTCTGAGCCAGCTGAAAACACTGATTTTGGATGCTCTTAAGAAAGAT AGCTCGCGGCATTCCAAGCTGGAGAAGGCGGACATTCTGGAAATGACAGTGAAGCACCTCCGGAACCTGCAGCGGGCGCAGATGACGG CGGCGCTTAGCACAGACCCGAGCGTGCTGGGGAAGTACCGCGCCGGCTTCAGCGAGTGCATGAACGAGGTGACCCGCTTCCTGTCCACGTGCGAGGGCGTTAACACTGAGGTGCGCACCCGGCTGCTCGGCCACCTGGCCAACTGCATGACCCAGATCAACGCCATGACCTACCCCGGGCAGCCGCACCCCGCCTTGcaggcgccgccgccgcccccgccgggACCCGGCGGCCCGCAGCACGCGCCGTTCGCGCCGCCACCTCCTCTCGTGCCCATCCCCGGGGGCGCGGCGCCCCCTCCCGGCGGCGCGCCCTGCAAGCTGGGCAGCCCCGCTGGAGAGGCCGCTAAGGTGTTCGGCGGCTTCCAGGTGGTGCCGGCTCCGGACGGCCAGTTTGCCTTCCTCATCCCCAACGGGGCCTTCGCTCACAGCGGCCCCGTCATCCCAGTCTACACCAGCAACAGCGGGACCTCCGTGGGCCCGAACGCAGTGTCGCCTTCCAGCGGCCCCTCGCTCACGGCGGACTCCATGTGGAGGCCGTGGCGGAACTGA